One Herbaspirillum rubrisubalbicans genomic window carries:
- a CDS encoding DUF4276 family protein, which produces MISVASIVEGDGEVAALPVLLRRLNEWRPGTDYARILPPIRVHRDRFLNRDDEFRKQLLLAAAKCGDGGWILVVLDADDDCPANLSQQVYLRAMKHVPHRRVSVVLANREYEAWFIASARSLDGQRGFRCPDEKCIDAETPRDAKGWLRRNMESGTYSEVLDQPAFTAHFDLQQAFDNSRSFRKLCKEWQVNIADQHPG; this is translated from the coding sequence ATGATTTCTGTAGCCAGCATTGTCGAAGGGGATGGTGAAGTGGCCGCTTTACCAGTGCTTTTGAGGCGCCTAAATGAATGGCGCCCTGGTACAGACTATGCGCGAATACTGCCGCCCATTCGAGTGCATAGAGACCGCTTCCTCAATCGTGACGACGAATTCCGAAAACAACTGCTACTAGCTGCCGCCAAGTGCGGCGATGGAGGTTGGATTTTAGTGGTCTTGGATGCTGATGACGACTGCCCAGCAAACCTGTCGCAGCAGGTATATCTACGCGCCATGAAACATGTACCCCATCGGCGCGTGTCGGTGGTGTTAGCCAATCGCGAATACGAGGCCTGGTTCATTGCGTCGGCTCGGTCACTTGACGGACAACGAGGATTCCGTTGTCCAGATGAAAAATGCATCGATGCCGAAACACCCAGAGATGCCAAAGGCTGGCTACGTCGAAATATGGAAAGTGGCACCTACAGCGAAGTGCTTGATCAACCAGCATTCACGGCGCACTTCGATCTGCAACAAGCTTTCGACAATAGTCGTTCGTTCCGCAAACTATGCAAAGAGTGGCAAGTCAACATCGCAGATCAACATCCAGGCTGA
- a CDS encoding LysR family transcriptional regulator, which translates to MAITLRQIRYFVATAEVGQISQAAIHLHISQSSVTSAIQELEALLGAPLFIRSPQGMILTDSGRHFLNHAYSILRSVDDAMKSPLPDNTASGSLRVAASYTVLGYFLPHHLQRLSQSYPGIKLHVHEKERAEIEQSLVEGDIDMAVVLTSNLRHRDIAYETLFGSVRRLWLPARHRLGERSVVNLSEVVNEPFILLTVDEADKTALRYWNQSGRKPNILMRTSSIEAVRSMVANGSGVAILSDLVYRPWSLEGLRIETVLLMDHVPAMNVGLAWRKGVKFTPAMEAVREYFRQSFLTPQLSSGRR; encoded by the coding sequence ATGGCCATTACCCTCCGGCAGATCCGCTATTTCGTTGCCACAGCGGAAGTGGGACAGATTTCGCAGGCCGCGATCCATCTGCATATTTCGCAATCCTCGGTCACCAGCGCCATCCAGGAGCTGGAGGCGCTGCTGGGCGCACCGCTGTTCATCCGCTCGCCGCAGGGGATGATCCTGACCGATAGCGGCCGGCATTTTCTCAATCACGCGTATTCGATTCTGCGCAGCGTAGACGACGCGATGAAGAGTCCGCTGCCCGACAACACCGCCAGCGGCAGCTTGCGGGTGGCGGCCAGTTATACGGTGCTGGGATATTTTTTGCCGCACCATTTGCAGCGCTTGTCGCAGTCCTATCCGGGCATCAAGCTGCATGTCCACGAAAAGGAGCGCGCCGAGATCGAGCAGAGCCTGGTGGAGGGCGATATCGATATGGCGGTGGTGCTCACATCCAACCTGCGCCATCGTGACATTGCCTATGAGACCTTGTTCGGTTCGGTGCGGCGGCTATGGCTACCAGCGCGCCATCGGCTGGGCGAGCGCTCGGTGGTGAATCTTTCCGAGGTGGTCAATGAACCCTTCATCCTGCTGACGGTGGATGAGGCCGACAAGACGGCATTGCGCTACTGGAACCAGAGCGGACGCAAGCCCAACATCCTCATGCGCACCAGTTCCATCGAGGCGGTGCGCAGCATGGTGGCCAATGGGTCAGGGGTGGCGATCCTGTCGGACCTGGTGTATCGGCCCTGGTCGCTGGAGGGGTTGCGGATTGAGACGGTGCTGCTGATGGATCATGTGCCGGCCATGAATGTGGGGCTGGCCTGGCGCAAGGGGGTGAAGTTTACGCCGGCGATGGAGGCGGTGCGGGAGTATTTCAGGCAGTCGTTTTTGACGCCGCAGTTGAGTAGTGGAAGGAGGTGA
- a CDS encoding AAA family ATPase: protein MTQAPFIDRVALRNYKSIGYCDVRLNPLTYLVGHNGAGKSNFMDALHFVRDALFNSLDSALNERGGINEVRRRSGGHPTHFAIRIEFVLLGGQRGHYGFVIGALKNGAYEVQKEECVVSGIGKGPFFRIQKGKLRDSSEPTFPSVTADRLALVAASGLTAFRPVFDALTAMGFYNLNPKLMRELQKPQDGRLLRPAGENIVSVIGHLEKVAPDQITLIQEYLHSVAPMVHGVERESIGPMETLEFRQEMAGSKHPWRFLAQNMSDGTLRALGVLTALLQSNVDYSPTLIGIEEPETALHPAASGALREALVRASKNTQVLVTSHSPDLLDDRNIDADAVLAVVSEAGETKVAPLDDASRQVMRDHLFSAGELLRMNQLAPDRASIEHQDKGSAGDLFSEIDSL, encoded by the coding sequence ATGACACAGGCCCCTTTCATTGACCGCGTGGCTCTCCGAAACTATAAGAGCATCGGCTATTGTGATGTGCGTTTAAACCCGCTGACTTATCTCGTCGGACATAATGGCGCGGGCAAAAGCAATTTCATGGATGCGCTCCATTTCGTGCGCGATGCGCTTTTCAACTCACTGGACAGTGCGCTCAATGAACGAGGCGGTATAAATGAGGTACGGCGCCGCAGTGGTGGCCATCCTACCCATTTTGCGATCCGGATTGAATTCGTTTTGCTTGGTGGTCAACGAGGGCACTATGGCTTCGTCATCGGTGCATTGAAAAACGGAGCCTACGAAGTCCAAAAAGAAGAGTGCGTTGTATCCGGTATTGGCAAAGGGCCTTTCTTTCGCATACAAAAAGGAAAGTTGCGTGATAGCAGCGAGCCCACTTTTCCGTCAGTCACAGCAGACAGGTTGGCATTAGTTGCGGCATCCGGCCTGACAGCTTTCCGCCCTGTATTCGATGCGCTAACAGCGATGGGTTTCTACAACCTAAATCCAAAGCTGATGCGTGAATTACAGAAACCGCAGGACGGTCGTCTGCTGCGGCCAGCCGGAGAAAATATCGTTAGCGTAATTGGACATCTGGAAAAGGTCGCACCTGACCAGATCACGCTGATTCAGGAATATCTTCACTCAGTGGCACCCATGGTTCATGGCGTCGAGCGAGAGTCCATCGGTCCGATGGAAACACTTGAGTTTCGCCAGGAAATGGCTGGCTCCAAACATCCGTGGCGCTTCCTTGCACAAAATATGTCCGACGGCACACTACGCGCATTGGGTGTGCTTACGGCATTACTACAAAGCAACGTAGATTATTCCCCAACTTTAATCGGCATCGAAGAACCTGAAACAGCGTTACATCCAGCAGCAAGTGGTGCGTTACGCGAGGCACTAGTACGTGCCTCAAAAAACACACAAGTGCTGGTGACAAGCCATAGCCCGGATCTGCTTGACGATAGGAACATCGACGCCGACGCTGTACTGGCAGTGGTATCTGAAGCAGGAGAGACGAAAGTTGCACCGCTTGACGATGCCTCGCGACAAGTGATGCGGGACCATCTCTTCTCGGCTGGTGAACTGCTGCGCATGAATCAACTTGCACCGGACCGAGCCAGCATTGAACATCAAGATAAAGGCAGCGCTGGAGACCTTTTCAGCGAGATCGACTCGTTATGA
- the mlaE gene encoding lipid asymmetry maintenance ABC transporter permease subunit MlaE, protein MIVNAVSALGRSVREFVVGVGFAARMFINMLGASLGLLRRPRLITDQIHFIGNYSLVIITVSGLFVGFVLGLQGYYTLNKYGSEQALGLLVALSLTRELGPVVTALLFAGRAGTSLTAEIGLMKAGEQLSAMEMMAVNPLQRVVAPRFWAGVISMPVLAAIFSAVGVMGGYVVGVLLIGVDDGAFWSQMQGGVDVWNDVANGVLKSVVFGVAVTFVALFQGYEAQPTPEGVARATTRTVVIASLTVLGLDFLLTALMFS, encoded by the coding sequence ATGATCGTCAATGCTGTCAGTGCCCTGGGCCGCAGCGTGCGTGAGTTCGTCGTCGGCGTGGGTTTTGCCGCGCGCATGTTCATCAACATGCTGGGTGCTTCACTGGGCTTACTGCGCCGGCCGCGTCTGATTACCGACCAGATCCATTTCATCGGTAACTATTCGCTGGTGATCATTACGGTGTCGGGCCTGTTCGTGGGCTTCGTGCTGGGTTTGCAGGGTTATTACACGCTCAATAAATATGGTTCCGAGCAGGCGCTGGGCTTGCTGGTGGCCTTGTCGCTGACCCGTGAACTGGGGCCGGTGGTGACCGCACTGCTCTTTGCCGGCCGTGCCGGTACTTCGCTGACCGCGGAAATCGGCCTGATGAAGGCCGGCGAGCAATTGTCGGCGATGGAAATGATGGCTGTGAACCCGCTGCAACGCGTGGTGGCGCCCCGTTTCTGGGCGGGCGTGATTTCCATGCCGGTGCTGGCGGCAATCTTCAGTGCCGTGGGTGTCATGGGCGGTTACGTGGTGGGCGTGCTCTTGATCGGTGTCGATGACGGGGCGTTCTGGTCGCAGATGCAGGGCGGGGTGGATGTCTGGAATGACGTCGCCAACGGCGTGTTGAAGAGCGTCGTCTTCGGCGTGGCCGTCACCTTCGTGGCCCTGTTCCAGGGCTATGAAGCGCAACCCACGCCCGAGGGCGTGGCCCGCGCCACCACCCGCACGGTGGTGATCGCTTCGCTGACGGTGCTGGGGCTGGATTTCCTGCTGACTGCATTAATGTTCAGCTAA
- a CDS encoding MlaC/ttg2D family ABC transporter substrate-binding protein, translating into MKMLTKLFAIAAFAIPALSFSGVAAAQEAPDALVKRISSEVLDTAKNDKDIQAGDNSRIMQLVEQKILPYVDFERMTQLAAGRYWRQATPDQQKQLITQFRSLLVFTYSGALSQVRDQKIVFKPLRAAPGDTEVEVNSQVISDRGGEPIQLSYRLEKKGDGWKLYDVNVLGAWLVEAYRGTFASEINKGGIDGLIKALTDKNQQLASRGNGKK; encoded by the coding sequence ATGAAGATGCTCACCAAACTTTTCGCCATCGCGGCCTTTGCGATTCCCGCGCTGTCCTTCTCCGGCGTGGCCGCAGCCCAGGAAGCCCCGGACGCACTGGTCAAGCGCATCAGCTCGGAAGTGCTGGATACCGCCAAGAACGACAAGGACATCCAGGCCGGCGACAACTCCCGCATCATGCAACTGGTGGAACAGAAGATCCTGCCCTACGTGGACTTCGAACGCATGACCCAGCTGGCGGCCGGCCGCTACTGGCGCCAGGCGACGCCGGACCAGCAAAAGCAGCTGATCACCCAGTTCCGCAGCCTGCTGGTGTTCACCTATTCGGGGGCACTGTCGCAGGTGCGTGACCAGAAGATCGTCTTCAAGCCGCTGCGCGCAGCGCCCGGCGACACCGAAGTGGAAGTCAATTCGCAGGTGATCTCCGATCGCGGCGGCGAGCCCATCCAGTTGAGCTATCGCCTGGAAAAGAAGGGCGATGGCTGGAAGCTGTATGACGTCAACGTGCTGGGCGCCTGGCTGGTGGAAGCCTATCGCGGCACCTTCGCCAGCGAGATCAACAAGGGCGGCATCGACGGCCTGATCAAAGCGCTGACCGACAAGAACCAGCAGTTGGCCTCGCGCGGCAAC
- a CDS encoding acetyl-CoA carboxylase biotin carboxylase subunit — MNSSIHKLLVANRGEIAVRIIRAAQALGIPTVAACSEADQDSLAARMADEVQIIGPARADRSYLNGEALLHAAKASGANAIHPGYGFLSENADFAEAVTAAGLIFVGPQAETIRRMGDKAEARRTAAAAGVPVVPGSPGELEDLPSALACAEQIGYPLLIKASAGGGGRGIRIAHDAAELAREFPVAQGEAKAAFGSGAVYLERFIGQARHIEVQILGDGQRAVHLFERECSLQRRRQKVFEEAPSPALTPAQRSALCDSAVRLAEGLRYRGAGTLEYLFDAHSGEFFFIEMNTRIQVEHPVTEMITGIDLVQAMLRIAGGEPLPWQQSEIQMEGAALEMRINAEDPARNFFPCPGTVAELRWPQGPGIRVESHLYPGYRVPPYYDSLLAKLVVHGADRVQAIARAQAALAATQLTGMATTLPLHQWLLADERVRHARFDTGALESWLAERAAQRSAQLEEA, encoded by the coding sequence ATGAATTCTTCCATCCACAAGCTGCTGGTGGCCAATCGCGGCGAGATCGCGGTGCGCATCATCCGCGCCGCGCAAGCGCTGGGCATCCCGACGGTGGCCGCCTGCAGCGAGGCCGATCAGGATTCCCTGGCCGCGCGCATGGCCGATGAAGTCCAGATCATCGGCCCGGCCCGCGCCGACCGCAGCTATCTGAATGGCGAGGCGCTGCTGCACGCCGCGAAGGCCAGCGGCGCCAATGCCATCCATCCGGGTTATGGTTTCCTGTCCGAGAATGCGGACTTTGCCGAGGCGGTGACGGCGGCCGGCTTGATCTTCGTGGGGCCGCAAGCCGAGACCATCCGCCGCATGGGCGACAAGGCCGAGGCGCGGCGCACCGCTGCCGCAGCGGGGGTGCCGGTGGTGCCGGGCTCGCCGGGGGAACTGGAGGATCTACCATCGGCCCTGGCTTGCGCCGAACAGATCGGCTATCCCCTGCTGATCAAGGCCTCGGCCGGGGGCGGTGGGCGCGGCATCCGCATCGCCCACGATGCGGCCGAGCTGGCACGTGAATTTCCGGTGGCGCAAGGCGAAGCCAAGGCCGCCTTCGGGTCCGGTGCGGTCTACCTGGAGCGCTTCATCGGCCAGGCGCGTCATATCGAAGTGCAGATCCTGGGTGATGGCCAGCGCGCCGTGCACCTGTTCGAGCGCGAATGCTCGCTGCAACGTCGCCGCCAGAAGGTCTTCGAGGAAGCCCCTTCGCCGGCGCTGACTCCGGCCCAGCGCAGCGCCCTGTGCGACAGCGCGGTGCGCTTGGCCGAGGGCTTGCGCTATCGCGGTGCGGGTACGCTGGAATACCTGTTCGATGCCCACAGCGGCGAGTTCTTCTTCATCGAGATGAATACCCGCATCCAGGTCGAACATCCGGTCACCGAGATGATCACCGGCATCGACCTGGTGCAAGCCATGTTGCGCATTGCCGGCGGCGAGCCGCTGCCATGGCAGCAATCCGAGATCCAGATGGAAGGCGCGGCGCTGGAGATGCGCATCAATGCCGAAGACCCGGCACGCAACTTCTTCCCCTGCCCTGGCACCGTGGCCGAACTGCGCTGGCCGCAAGGTCCAGGCATCCGTGTGGAAAGCCACCTGTACCCCGGTTACCGCGTGCCGCCCTATTACGATTCGCTGCTGGCCAAGCTGGTGGTGCACGGCGCCGACCGCGTGCAAGCCATCGCCCGCGCCCAGGCCGCGCTGGCCGCCACGCAGTTGACCGGCATGGCGACCACGCTGCCGCTGCACCAGTGGCTGCTGGCCGATGAACGCGTGCGCCACGCCCGCTTCGATACCGGTGCGCTGGAAAGCTGGCTGGCCGAACGCGCCGCCCAGCGTAGCGCGCAACTAGAGGAGGCATGA
- a CDS encoding 5-oxoprolinase subunit PxpA, giving the protein MRKIDLNSDMGEGFGPWTIGDGVDEAIMPLISSANIATGFHAGDPNIMRRTVEQARRHGVAIGAHPGFRDLVGFGRRHLNAPATELVNDMLYQLGALREFARLNGMNLQHIKPHGALYMHLARDEEAARVFVQTLRQLDSNLLLFCMNGSAIWRVAQELGQAVVCEFYADRDYDHSGSIVFTRRVGALDPDQVAAKVLRACREGVVRTVDGQDIPIRFDSVCIHSDTPGALALVQATRASLEAADIAVAAPR; this is encoded by the coding sequence ATGAGAAAAATCGATCTGAATTCGGACATGGGCGAAGGCTTCGGTCCCTGGACCATCGGCGATGGCGTCGATGAAGCCATCATGCCCCTGATCAGTTCAGCCAATATCGCCACGGGTTTTCATGCGGGCGATCCCAACATCATGCGGCGCACGGTGGAACAGGCTCGGCGCCACGGCGTGGCCATCGGTGCGCATCCGGGTTTCCGGGATCTGGTCGGCTTCGGTCGCCGCCATCTCAATGCCCCCGCCACCGAACTGGTCAACGACATGCTCTACCAGTTGGGCGCGCTGCGCGAGTTCGCCCGCCTCAACGGCATGAACCTGCAACACATCAAGCCCCATGGTGCGCTCTACATGCACCTGGCCCGCGACGAAGAGGCGGCGCGGGTGTTCGTGCAGACCCTGCGCCAGCTGGACTCGAACTTGCTTCTGTTCTGCATGAACGGCTCGGCCATCTGGCGCGTGGCGCAGGAACTGGGGCAGGCGGTGGTCTGCGAGTTCTATGCCGATCGCGATTACGACCACAGCGGCTCGATCGTCTTCACCCGCCGCGTGGGCGCACTCGACCCCGACCAGGTGGCCGCCAAGGTATTGCGGGCCTGCCGCGAGGGCGTGGTGCGCACCGTCGACGGGCAGGATATTCCGATCCGCTTCGACTCGGTCTGCATCCACAGCGACACCCCCGGGGCGCTGGCCCTGGTCCAGGCCACGCGCGCCAGCCTGGAGGCGGCCGATATCGCAGTGGCCGCACCGCGCTAA
- the ychF gene encoding redox-regulated ATPase YchF: MSLKCGIVGLPNVGKSTLFNALTKAGIAAENYPFCTIEPNVGIVEVPDPRLKALAEIVKPERILPAAVEFVDIAGLVAGASKGEGLGNQFLSHIRETDAIVNVVRCFEDPNVIHVAGRVSPLDDIAVIQTELALADMGTVEKAIHREQKKARSGDKDAAKLVALLERIMPALDEAKPVRALGLDAEEMLLIKPLCLITAKPAMYVANVSDSGFTNNPLLDQLTAYAQEQNAPIVAICAAIEAEIADLDDADKADFLADMGMEEPGLDRLIRAAFKLLGLQTYFTAGVKEVRAWTIPVGATGPQAAGVIHTDFERGFIRAQTIAFEDFIAFKGEAGAKEAGKMRAEGKEYVVKDGDVMNFLFNV, translated from the coding sequence ATGAGCCTCAAATGCGGCATCGTGGGTCTGCCCAACGTCGGTAAGTCCACTCTTTTCAACGCGCTGACCAAGGCTGGCATCGCCGCCGAGAACTACCCGTTCTGCACCATCGAGCCCAATGTCGGCATCGTCGAAGTGCCCGATCCGCGCTTGAAGGCGCTGGCCGAAATCGTCAAGCCCGAGCGCATCCTGCCGGCCGCAGTCGAATTCGTCGACATCGCCGGCCTGGTGGCGGGCGCCTCCAAGGGTGAAGGCCTGGGCAACCAATTCCTCTCGCACATCCGCGAGACCGACGCCATCGTCAACGTGGTGCGCTGCTTCGAAGACCCCAACGTGATCCACGTCGCCGGCCGCGTAAGCCCGCTGGACGACATCGCCGTGATCCAGACCGAACTGGCCCTGGCCGACATGGGCACGGTCGAGAAAGCCATCCACCGCGAACAGAAGAAGGCCCGCTCCGGCGACAAGGATGCCGCCAAGCTGGTGGCCCTGCTGGAACGCATCATGCCGGCGCTGGACGAAGCCAAGCCGGTACGCGCCCTGGGCCTGGATGCCGAAGAAATGCTGCTGATCAAGCCGCTGTGCCTGATCACCGCCAAGCCGGCCATGTACGTGGCCAACGTGTCCGATAGCGGCTTCACCAACAACCCGCTGCTGGACCAGTTGACCGCCTATGCTCAGGAACAGAACGCCCCCATCGTGGCCATCTGCGCGGCCATCGAAGCCGAGATCGCCGACCTGGACGACGCCGACAAGGCTGACTTCCTGGCCGACATGGGCATGGAAGAACCCGGCCTGGACCGCCTGATCCGCGCCGCCTTCAAGCTCTTGGGCCTGCAAACCTACTTCACCGCAGGCGTCAAGGAAGTGCGCGCCTGGACGATTCCGGTCGGCGCCACCGGCCCGCAGGCGGCTGGCGTGATCCACACCGACTTCGAACGCGGCTTCATCCGTGCGCAGACCATTGCCTTTGAAGACTTCATCGCCTTCAAGGGTGAGGCCGGGGCCAAGGAAGCGGGCAAGATGCGCGCGGAAGGCAAGGAGTATGTGGTCAAGGATGGGGATGTGATGAATTTCTTGTTCAATGTCTAA
- the mlaD gene encoding outer membrane lipid asymmetry maintenance protein MlaD yields the protein MQRKSLDAWVGIFVLLGVAALAFLALKVGNMSSMSFGQKTYALKANFDNIGGLKSRAAVKSAGVVVGRVDSIRFDDQTFRAVVTLNMDESYKFPKDSSAKILTSGLLGEQYIGIEPGGDTANLAAGDTIKMTQSAIVLENLIGQFLYSKAAEGKDDSK from the coding sequence ATGCAACGTAAATCACTGGATGCCTGGGTTGGAATCTTCGTGCTGCTGGGTGTGGCGGCACTGGCTTTCCTGGCACTGAAGGTCGGCAACATGAGCTCCATGTCCTTCGGCCAGAAGACCTATGCCCTCAAGGCAAACTTCGACAACATCGGCGGCCTGAAGTCGCGTGCGGCCGTCAAGAGTGCCGGCGTGGTGGTGGGTCGAGTGGATTCGATCCGTTTCGATGACCAGACCTTCCGCGCCGTGGTCACGTTGAACATGGATGAGAGCTACAAATTCCCCAAGGACAGCTCGGCCAAGATCCTGACCTCGGGCCTGTTGGGCGAACAATACATCGGCATCGAGCCGGGGGGCGACACGGCCAATCTGGCCGCAGGCGATACGATTAAGATGACACAATCCGCCATCGTGCTGGAAAACCTGATCGGTCAATTCCTGTACAGCAAGGCGGCAGAGGGAAAGGATGATTCCAAATGA
- a CDS encoding ABC transporter ATP-binding protein — MPNIVEIRDLHFRYGDRPILTGLHMDFPRGKVVAVMGGSGSGKTTILRLIGGQLQPQQGRVEVDGENVPSLATKQLYLLRRKMGMLFQNGALFTDMTVFDNVAFPLREHTDLDDTLIRDLVLMKLNAVGLRNAAALKPAEISGGMARRVALARAIALDPALIMYDEPFAGLDPISMGVTANLIRRLNDALGSTSILVSHDVNESFAIADYVYFLSAGKIVAQGTPQEMRESTDPYVKQFVHAQADGPVPFHYPGKSLAEDLGLGGGA, encoded by the coding sequence TTGCCTAATATCGTTGAAATCCGCGATCTGCATTTCCGTTATGGCGACCGGCCTATTCTGACCGGTCTGCATATGGACTTCCCGCGCGGCAAGGTGGTGGCGGTCATGGGCGGTTCCGGGTCGGGCAAGACCACCATCCTGCGTCTGATCGGCGGGCAGTTGCAGCCGCAGCAGGGCAGGGTGGAAGTGGATGGCGAAAACGTGCCGTCGCTGGCGACCAAGCAACTGTATCTGCTGCGTCGCAAGATGGGCATGTTGTTCCAGAACGGGGCGCTCTTTACCGATATGACGGTGTTCGACAACGTAGCCTTTCCGCTGCGCGAACATACCGATCTGGATGACACGCTGATCCGCGACCTGGTGCTCATGAAGTTGAACGCCGTGGGCCTGCGCAATGCGGCCGCCTTGAAGCCGGCCGAGATTTCCGGCGGCATGGCACGGCGCGTGGCGTTGGCGCGGGCCATCGCCCTGGATCCGGCGCTGATCATGTATGACGAACCGTTTGCCGGTCTCGATCCGATTTCCATGGGCGTGACCGCCAACCTGATCCGGCGTCTCAATGATGCCCTGGGTTCGACGTCCATCCTGGTCTCGCACGACGTCAATGAATCCTTTGCCATTGCCGACTATGTGTATTTCCTGTCGGCCGGCAAGATCGTGGCACAGGGTACGCCGCAAGAAATGCGTGAATCGACCGACCCCTATGTGAAGCAATTTGTCCATGCCCAGGCCGATGGCCCGGTGCCTTTCCACTATCCCGGCAAGTCGTTGGCCGAGGATCTGGGTCTGGGAGGTGGCGCATGA
- a CDS encoding acetyl-CoA carboxylase, whose amino-acid sequence MAVHEVHSPLPGTFYRRSSPEAPPYAEIGDEVQAGAVIGLIEVMKQFTELQAEQGGKLIGFHIENGDPVEPGQLVASIDSAA is encoded by the coding sequence ATGGCAGTCCACGAAGTGCACTCACCTTTGCCCGGCACCTTCTATCGCCGGTCCAGCCCGGAGGCGCCGCCCTATGCCGAGATCGGCGATGAGGTCCAGGCCGGTGCGGTCATTGGCCTGATCGAAGTGATGAAACAATTTACGGAATTGCAGGCCGAGCAAGGCGGCAAGCTGATCGGCTTCCATATCGAGAACGGCGATCCGGTCGAACCGGGCCAACTGGTCGCCTCCATCGACAGTGCCGCCTGA
- a CDS encoding MlaA family lipoprotein, with product MNKKAINTAYAGRLGAFALAAAALSGCASTSNNPNDPLEGFNRTMFSFNDTVDKVALKPAAQAYDTVVPTPVQHGVGNFFGNIGDVWSSINQLLQGRIEQGVSTFMRVAINTTFGLGGVLDVATEARLPREKSDFGQTLGKWGVGSGPYVVLPFFGPSTVRDTAGMPVDLYGDLWTYKRPARWRNVGAVVRIVDRRAQLLDASTLLEDAALDKYDFVRDAYLQRRQSQINGASSSGGEQKEETIKP from the coding sequence ATGAATAAAAAAGCCATCAACACCGCCTACGCGGGCCGCCTGGGCGCCTTCGCCTTGGCTGCCGCTGCCCTGAGCGGCTGTGCCAGCACCAGCAATAATCCCAACGATCCGCTGGAAGGCTTCAACCGCACCATGTTCAGCTTCAACGACACGGTCGACAAGGTGGCCTTGAAGCCGGCCGCACAAGCCTATGACACCGTGGTGCCGACGCCGGTCCAGCATGGCGTGGGTAATTTCTTTGGCAACATCGGCGATGTCTGGTCGTCCATCAACCAACTGCTGCAGGGGCGTATCGAGCAGGGTGTCTCGACCTTCATGCGCGTGGCCATCAACACCACCTTCGGTCTGGGTGGCGTGCTGGACGTGGCAACCGAAGCGCGCCTGCCGCGTGAGAAGTCCGATTTCGGCCAGACCTTGGGCAAGTGGGGCGTAGGCTCCGGTCCTTACGTGGTGCTGCCGTTCTTTGGACCCTCCACCGTGCGTGATACCGCCGGGATGCCGGTGGACCTGTACGGTGACCTGTGGACCTACAAGCGTCCGGCGCGCTGGCGCAACGTCGGTGCGGTGGTGCGCATCGTTGACCGCCGTGCCCAGTTGCTGGATGCCTCGACCCTGCTGGAAGATGCCGCGCTGGACAAGTACGACTTCGTGCGCGATGCCTACCTGCAACGTCGCCAGAGCCAGATCAATGGCGCCTCCTCCAGTGGCGGTGAACAGAAGGAAGAAACCATCAAGCCCTAA